Proteins from a genomic interval of Stenotrophomonas maltophilia R551-3:
- a CDS encoding energy transducer TonB — translation MVRTYPVASPHFDPARVAAWSAAIALHLIALLMLLIPATYQAVTALPRDNTTVRLIPKEQPRPPEPPKLPTDPEQVQVKAEPRQQTVPTPLPTPTATVEEAQGIVLPAAEPAPVQAAPSIDSSTPLAGAQLQYRSAPPPTYPVPALRNHEQGTVLLRVEVDNSGQPVVVSIERSSGSRSLDQAARQQVLKHWRFEPAQREGVAVPAIGLVPVQFSLPD, via the coding sequence ATGGTTCGTACGTATCCCGTTGCATCCCCGCACTTCGACCCCGCCCGCGTTGCCGCCTGGAGCGCGGCCATCGCCCTGCATCTGATCGCGCTGCTGATGTTGCTGATCCCGGCGACCTACCAGGCTGTCACCGCACTGCCCCGCGACAACACCACGGTGCGGCTGATCCCGAAGGAACAGCCCAGACCACCTGAGCCGCCCAAGCTACCCACCGACCCGGAACAGGTACAGGTCAAGGCCGAGCCACGGCAGCAGACCGTGCCCACGCCATTGCCCACCCCCACCGCCACTGTCGAGGAGGCACAGGGCATCGTCCTGCCTGCTGCCGAGCCTGCGCCGGTGCAGGCGGCCCCGAGCATCGACAGCTCCACACCGCTGGCCGGTGCCCAGCTGCAGTACCGCAGCGCCCCGCCGCCGACCTACCCGGTTCCGGCGCTGCGCAACCACGAGCAGGGCACGGTGCTGCTGCGGGTGGAAGTGGACAACAGCGGTCAACCGGTGGTGGTCAGCATCGAGCGCAGCAGTGGCTCGCGCAGCCTGGACCAGGCCGCACGTCAGCAGGTACTGAAGCACTGGCGCTTCGAACCCGCCCAGCGTGAAGGCGTGGCAGTGCCGGCCATCGGCCTGGTGCCGGTGCAGTTCTCGCTGCCGGACTGA
- a CDS encoding Maf family nucleotide pyrophosphatase yields MLYLASRSPRRNQLLARLGRPFQALDLEVVEQRAPAESAEQYVCRVAADKARAGLARVLADDPQARVLGSDTEVVLDGEVFGKPADATDARAMLARLAGRTHQVMTAVVVVGAEGLDSELVVSEVTFAPIDSADIADYVATGEPLDKAGAYAIQGGAERWIEHLSGSYSGVMGLPLLHTDRLLSRCGVPATTADAAREAADV; encoded by the coding sequence ATGCTCTATCTTGCTTCCCGCTCCCCCCGACGCAACCAGCTGCTGGCCCGACTCGGACGCCCCTTCCAGGCCCTGGACCTGGAGGTCGTCGAGCAGCGCGCGCCCGCTGAAAGCGCCGAACAGTATGTCTGCCGGGTCGCAGCCGACAAGGCACGTGCCGGCCTGGCCCGGGTGCTGGCCGATGACCCGCAGGCGCGGGTGCTCGGCTCGGACACCGAGGTGGTGCTGGACGGCGAGGTGTTCGGCAAGCCGGCCGATGCTACCGACGCGCGGGCGATGCTGGCGCGGCTTGCCGGGCGTACCCACCAGGTGATGACCGCCGTGGTGGTGGTCGGCGCGGAAGGCCTGGACAGCGAGCTGGTCGTTTCCGAGGTGACCTTTGCCCCGATCGACAGCGCCGACATCGCCGACTACGTGGCCACCGGCGAGCCGCTGGACAAGGCCGGCGCCTACGCCATCCAGGGCGGTGCCGAGCGCTGGATCGAACATCTTTCCGGCAGCTACTCCGGTGTCATGGGGCTGCCACTGCTGCATACCGATCGTCTGCTGTCGCGCTGCGGCGTGCCGGCCACAACTGCTGATGCCGCCAGGGAGGCTGCCGATGTCTGA
- a CDS encoding SIMPL domain-containing protein codes for MRLTATPLLLALSLALGTSMTAHAAPSSPSIAAPAEGTLLNISANAEATRVPDVATLSAGVVTQAADGNSAMRQNAQQMDKVLAAIKAAGIAERDVQTSGVSLNPQYRYADNEAPKITGYQASNTVSLKVRDIAKLGKVLDALAAQGANQINGPSFEIDQPEPVYDEARLAALKKAQARAQTYAKSLGLQVRRIVSISENAGGGYRPMPMMRAMSAGAAMDKATPVAPGESTVSVNLDVVFELGR; via the coding sequence ATGCGCCTGACCGCCACCCCGCTGCTGCTCGCCCTGTCCCTCGCCCTTGGAACCTCGATGACCGCCCATGCTGCCCCGTCGTCGCCGTCGATCGCCGCCCCGGCCGAAGGCACCCTGCTGAACATCTCGGCCAACGCCGAAGCCACCCGCGTGCCGGACGTGGCCACCTTGTCGGCCGGCGTGGTCACCCAGGCCGCCGATGGCAACAGCGCGATGCGCCAGAACGCCCAGCAGATGGACAAGGTGCTGGCCGCGATCAAGGCGGCCGGCATTGCCGAGCGTGACGTGCAGACCAGCGGCGTCAGCCTCAACCCGCAGTACCGCTATGCCGACAACGAGGCGCCGAAGATCACCGGCTACCAGGCCAGCAACACGGTCAGCCTGAAGGTGCGTGACATCGCCAAGCTCGGCAAAGTACTGGACGCACTGGCGGCGCAGGGCGCCAACCAGATCAATGGCCCCAGCTTCGAGATCGACCAGCCGGAACCGGTCTATGACGAAGCCCGCCTGGCCGCACTGAAGAAAGCCCAGGCCCGCGCCCAGACCTATGCGAAGTCGCTGGGCCTGCAGGTCCGTCGCATCGTCAGCATTTCCGAGAATGCCGGCGGCGGCTATCGCCCGATGCCGATGATGCGGGCAATGTCGGCCGGCGCCGCGATGGACAAGGCCACCCCGGTCGCGCCGGGCGAGTCGACCGTCTCGGTCAACCTGGATGTGGTGTTCGAACTGGGCCGCTGA
- the rng gene encoding ribonuclease G, whose protein sequence is MSEEILVNVTPRETRVAVIENGMLQELHIERGWRRGVVGNIYKGKVQRVMPGMQAAFVEVGLERAAFLHANDVVRPAPVASADTENTTLPPPSSVPIVELLRDGQDIVVQVVKDPIGTKGARLTTQISIPSRYMVLLPQSKVVGVSARIEDEGERARLKALVTELSAQHGGYGYIVRTNAEGQPAEAIAEDVAYLSRVWNVVERRGREAASCSNIYEDLSLPLRSVRDLIRKDVDKVKVDSKETFAQLQAFVAKYMPVLAEKIELYSGDRPIFDMFGVEDEIGRALDKQVPLKSGGYLVIDQTEAMTTIDVNTGSFLGQRNLEETVFRTNLEAAQAVARQLRLRNLGGIIIIDFIDMDDAEHRRQVLRTLEKALARDHAKTTVYDFSPLGLVEMTRKRTVESLERQLSETCPQCSGRGTIKTTETVTYEIFREITRAVRQFDAARLLVIASTKVVARITDEESSAVAELEEFLGKSIRFQADEQYLQEQFDVVLL, encoded by the coding sequence ATGTCTGAGGAAATCCTGGTCAATGTGACCCCGCGCGAAACCCGGGTCGCGGTGATCGAGAACGGCATGCTGCAGGAACTGCACATCGAGCGCGGTTGGCGCCGGGGTGTGGTCGGCAACATCTACAAGGGCAAGGTGCAGCGGGTCATGCCGGGCATGCAGGCGGCCTTCGTCGAGGTCGGGCTGGAGCGCGCCGCGTTCCTGCACGCCAACGACGTGGTACGGCCGGCGCCGGTGGCCAGCGCCGACACCGAAAACACCACGCTGCCACCGCCGTCCAGCGTGCCGATCGTCGAACTGCTGCGCGACGGCCAGGACATCGTGGTGCAGGTGGTGAAGGATCCGATCGGGACCAAGGGCGCGCGCCTGACCACGCAGATCAGCATTCCCTCGCGTTACATGGTGCTGCTGCCGCAGTCCAAGGTGGTGGGGGTGTCGGCGCGCATCGAGGATGAAGGCGAGCGTGCGCGGCTGAAGGCGCTGGTGACCGAGCTGTCGGCCCAGCATGGCGGCTACGGCTACATCGTGCGTACCAATGCCGAGGGCCAGCCGGCCGAGGCCATCGCCGAGGACGTCGCCTACCTGTCGCGGGTCTGGAACGTGGTCGAGCGTCGTGGCCGTGAAGCGGCCTCGTGCAGCAACATCTATGAAGACCTGAGCCTGCCGCTGCGTTCGGTGCGCGACCTGATCCGCAAGGATGTGGACAAGGTGAAGGTGGACTCCAAGGAGACCTTCGCCCAGCTGCAGGCCTTCGTGGCCAAGTACATGCCGGTGCTGGCCGAGAAGATCGAGCTGTACAGCGGCGATCGCCCGATCTTCGACATGTTCGGGGTGGAGGACGAGATCGGCCGCGCGCTGGACAAGCAGGTGCCGTTGAAGTCCGGTGGCTACCTGGTGATCGACCAGACCGAGGCGATGACCACCATCGACGTCAACACCGGCTCGTTCCTTGGCCAGCGCAACCTGGAAGAGACGGTGTTCCGTACCAACCTGGAGGCTGCGCAGGCAGTAGCCAGGCAGCTGCGGCTGCGCAACCTCGGCGGCATCATCATCATCGACTTCATCGACATGGACGATGCCGAGCACCGCCGCCAGGTGCTGCGCACGCTGGAAAAGGCGCTGGCGCGCGATCATGCCAAGACCACGGTGTACGACTTCTCGCCGCTGGGTCTGGTGGAGATGACCCGCAAGCGCACGGTGGAAAGCCTGGAGCGCCAGCTGTCGGAAACCTGCCCGCAGTGCAGTGGCCGCGGCACCATCAAGACCACCGAAACGGTGACCTATGAGATCTTCCGCGAGATCACCCGTGCGGTGCGCCAGTTCGATGCCGCGCGCCTGTTGGTGATTGCCTCGACCAAGGTGGTCGCGCGCATCACCGACGAGGAGTCTTCGGCGGTGGCCGAGCTTGAGGAGTTCCTCGGCAAGAGCATCCGCTTCCAGGCGGACGAGCAGTACCTGCAGGAGCAGTTCGATGTTGTGCTGCTCTGA
- a CDS encoding TonB-dependent receptor, protein MKHPIQRPASRRRSTLASSITHILTGGTLLLVGAVASTSAFAQEKATNLDRITVTGSNIPRTNTETPSPVQVVTRQEIDRTGKTTVAEYLQTLTADGSGSIPKTFGNGFAGGGAGISLRGLGAGSTLVLLNGRRMATYGLADDGQKVFTDLSTIPLDAVERVEVLKDGASAIYGSDAIAGVVNIILRSDFQGAILRGSYGVSGDGDGDAKKATLTAGTGDLATDGWNAFFSLDVAKTDAIKISDRKNRKWIGTGDTRPWGYGNNAQFLGGAFLSGKTRGGVGPNGSVYDDRNVTKENPAFLVALPGCAGLTTIPGQTEASAQAQGCLWDPNQLYRDLTPEEKYINVFGRASFAFGEGGEIYTEIGYSKKETTFSNTPSGVSGSWGFPEGPVNGNSGPGAVVLGPNHPDNPIPGQASRLRYSAWDVGPRVTNNTNEFTRFLVGVKGNWGDWSYDTAYLHSGTDLVNKRTGFLNYDNVRCALANPNCAGGVWRIGDNAGMNSQALYDFISPDISARAKSSLDMFDFTVSRSLMDLKGGPLGLALGTEWRKTSNSLTPQTYTDKGQIIGLGYSAYDGTQNVYAGYVELSAPVLESLELSGAVRYDKYESGEGKATPKIGIKWTPADWIALRGSYAEGFRAPNPAENGDGGLAAFSNASDPVRCPGGNPAPGANGDDCGALPVAIITRPNKDLKPEESKSYSVGIVLQPTSTTSLTIDAWQIKRTNEIAQGSTAEAIAAGNVLRDTNLLNGVPGTGSILAVNTQYINAASTRVRGIDTDIRQTFDIGPGQLEMDLQWSHVLKFERTDADVTVDYAGTHGNCDVTNCIGTPKDRINFGTTWRQGPWSVSGVANYISKMDNKDFRGPDGSYLFAYADGTDVKKISSFTTFDLSGRWNITDAFELNASVQNVFDRIAPLDPSTYGGVNYNPLHFSGAIGRYFTVGAKYTFK, encoded by the coding sequence GTGAAACACCCGATCCAACGGCCCGCCAGCCGCCGCCGCTCCACCCTGGCATCGTCCATCACCCATATCCTTACCGGCGGCACCCTGCTGCTGGTTGGCGCCGTGGCTTCCACCTCCGCCTTCGCGCAGGAAAAGGCCACCAACCTGGACCGGATCACGGTCACCGGCTCGAACATTCCGCGCACCAACACCGAAACACCGTCCCCGGTGCAGGTGGTGACCCGCCAGGAAATCGACCGTACCGGCAAGACCACGGTTGCTGAATACCTGCAGACATTGACTGCCGATGGTTCCGGCTCCATTCCCAAGACCTTCGGCAACGGCTTCGCCGGCGGTGGCGCCGGCATTTCGTTGCGTGGTCTGGGCGCGGGTTCGACCCTTGTCCTGCTGAATGGCCGCCGCATGGCCACCTATGGCCTGGCCGATGACGGCCAGAAGGTCTTCACCGACCTGAGCACCATCCCGCTCGACGCCGTTGAACGCGTTGAAGTGCTGAAGGATGGCGCCTCGGCGATCTATGGCTCCGACGCCATCGCCGGCGTGGTCAACATCATCCTGCGCAGCGATTTCCAGGGTGCGATCCTTCGCGGTTCCTACGGCGTTTCCGGCGACGGCGATGGCGACGCGAAGAAGGCGACCCTGACCGCCGGTACCGGCGACCTCGCCACCGATGGCTGGAATGCATTCTTCAGCCTGGATGTCGCCAAGACCGATGCGATCAAGATCAGCGACCGCAAGAACCGCAAGTGGATCGGTACCGGCGATACCCGCCCGTGGGGCTATGGCAACAACGCCCAGTTCCTGGGCGGCGCCTTCCTCAGTGGCAAGACCCGGGGTGGCGTCGGTCCGAACGGTTCGGTGTATGACGATCGCAATGTAACCAAGGAGAACCCCGCCTTCCTGGTCGCACTGCCGGGCTGTGCTGGCCTGACCACGATTCCGGGCCAGACCGAAGCCTCGGCACAGGCGCAGGGCTGCCTGTGGGATCCGAACCAGCTGTATCGCGACCTGACCCCCGAAGAGAAGTACATCAACGTGTTCGGTCGCGCCAGCTTCGCCTTTGGTGAAGGGGGTGAGATCTACACCGAAATCGGCTACTCGAAGAAGGAAACGACCTTCAGCAATACACCTTCCGGCGTATCCGGCAGCTGGGGTTTCCCAGAGGGTCCCGTCAACGGCAACAGCGGCCCGGGCGCGGTCGTGCTCGGCCCCAACCACCCGGACAATCCGATCCCGGGCCAGGCCTCGCGCCTGCGCTATTCGGCATGGGACGTCGGTCCGCGCGTGACCAACAACACCAACGAGTTCACTCGCTTCCTGGTCGGCGTCAAGGGCAACTGGGGTGACTGGAGCTACGACACCGCATACCTGCACTCCGGCACCGACCTGGTCAACAAGCGCACCGGTTTCCTCAACTACGACAACGTACGTTGCGCACTGGCCAATCCGAACTGCGCCGGTGGTGTTTGGCGCATCGGTGACAACGCGGGCATGAACTCGCAGGCGTTGTACGACTTCATCTCGCCGGATATCAGCGCCCGCGCCAAGTCGAGCCTGGACATGTTCGACTTCACCGTGTCGCGCAGCCTGATGGACCTCAAGGGCGGCCCGCTGGGCTTGGCACTGGGTACTGAATGGCGCAAGACCAGCAACAGCCTGACCCCGCAGACCTACACCGACAAGGGCCAGATCATTGGTCTGGGCTACTCGGCCTATGACGGCACGCAGAACGTGTACGCCGGCTACGTCGAACTGTCGGCCCCCGTGCTGGAAAGCCTGGAACTGTCCGGTGCTGTGCGCTACGACAAGTATGAAAGCGGCGAAGGCAAGGCCACACCGAAGATCGGCATCAAGTGGACACCGGCCGACTGGATCGCACTGCGCGGCAGCTATGCCGAAGGCTTCCGTGCACCGAACCCGGCCGAGAACGGCGATGGCGGCCTGGCAGCGTTCTCCAATGCATCCGATCCGGTGCGCTGCCCGGGCGGCAACCCGGCACCAGGTGCAAACGGTGACGACTGTGGCGCCCTGCCGGTCGCCATCATCACCCGCCCGAACAAGGACCTGAAGCCGGAAGAGTCGAAGAGCTACTCGGTGGGTATCGTCCTGCAGCCGACGTCCACGACCTCGCTGACCATCGATGCCTGGCAGATCAAGCGCACCAACGAAATTGCCCAGGGCAGCACTGCCGAGGCAATTGCTGCCGGCAACGTACTGCGTGACACCAACCTGCTCAATGGCGTACCCGGCACCGGCAGCATCCTGGCGGTCAACACGCAGTACATCAACGCCGCATCGACCCGGGTACGGGGTATCGATACCGATATCCGCCAGACCTTCGACATCGGTCCGGGTCAGCTGGAGATGGATCTGCAGTGGAGCCATGTGCTCAAGTTCGAGCGCACCGATGCCGACGTGACGGTTGACTACGCGGGTACTCACGGCAACTGCGACGTGACCAACTGCATCGGCACGCCGAAGGACCGCATCAACTTCGGCACCACCTGGCGGCAGGGCCCGTGGAGCGTCAGCGGTGTCGCCAACTACATCTCGAAGATGGACAACAAGGACTTCCGTGGTCCGGACGGCTCGTATCTGTTCGCGTATGCGGACGGCACCGACGTCAAGAAGATCTCCTCGTTCACCACGTTCGACCTGTCGGGCCGCTGGAACATCACTGACGCGTTCGAGTTGAATGCCTCGGTGCAGAACGTGTTCGATCGGATTGCGCCGCTGGATCCGTCCACCTACGGCGGCGTGAACTACAACCCGTTGCACTTCAGCGGTGCCATCGGTCGTTACTTCACCGTCGGTGCCAAGTACACCTTCAAGTAA